The Streptococcaceae bacterium ESL0729 genome has a segment encoding these proteins:
- the dnaN gene encoding DNA polymerase III subunit beta: MINFSINRSAFLNSLKIVKLAISSKVVIPSLSKVKISVDAEGLTLTGSNGQISIEHFLSKDDENAGMFINGVGSILLEASFFDSIVSNLPEVTFEFKELEQNQVLLTSGKSEITLKGLASENYPRIQEIPTDNPLKINVGLLKNIFLETAFAASTQESRPILTGVHLTLLENKKLKAVATDSHRLSQRVVNLDKLSENFDVVIPNRSLSGFKSVFSNDNDDVEVFLSSSQVLFRNETTSFYTRLVEGTYPETNRLIPNDSDYTLDLTFNTAALRHTMDRARLLSNATQNGTVKLTIADNKIIASVNSPEVGSVHEEIDALKYHGDDLVISFNPQFMIDALKVIQDAEVRIRFISGVRPFTLVPNSEGIDFIQLITPVRTN; encoded by the coding sequence ATGATTAATTTTTCAATCAACAGAAGTGCCTTCTTAAATTCATTAAAAATTGTTAAACTTGCCATTAGCTCAAAAGTTGTTATTCCATCTTTGTCAAAAGTAAAAATTTCAGTTGATGCAGAAGGTCTAACCTTGACTGGTTCAAATGGACAAATCTCAATTGAGCATTTCCTTTCAAAGGACGATGAAAATGCTGGAATGTTTATCAATGGTGTTGGTAGTATTCTCCTAGAGGCTTCTTTCTTTGATAGTATTGTTTCAAACCTTCCAGAAGTAACCTTTGAATTTAAGGAACTTGAACAAAACCAAGTCCTCCTTACATCAGGCAAATCTGAAATTACCCTAAAAGGACTTGCTTCTGAAAATTATCCACGGATCCAGGAGATTCCGACAGATAATCCTTTGAAGATAAATGTTGGCCTTCTAAAAAATATTTTCTTAGAAACAGCCTTTGCTGCTAGTACCCAAGAAAGTCGTCCCATCTTAACTGGTGTCCATCTAACTCTTTTAGAAAATAAAAAATTAAAGGCCGTGGCAACTGATTCGCACCGTCTCAGTCAAAGGGTGGTTAATTTGGACAAATTAAGCGAAAATTTCGATGTGGTTATTCCAAATAGGTCTCTAAGCGGATTTAAGAGCGTTTTTTCAAACGATAATGATGATGTTGAGGTATTCCTTTCAAGTAGCCAAGTGCTCTTTAGAAACGAAACTACGAGCTTCTACACACGTCTGGTCGAAGGAACTTATCCAGAAACAAATCGTTTAATCCCAAATGACTCAGACTATACCCTTGATTTAACCTTTAATACAGCGGCCTTAAGACATACTATGGACCGTGCTCGCCTGTTAAGTAATGCCACTCAAAATGGTACTGTGAAACTTACAATCGCAGATAACAAAATTATCGCCTCTGTTAACTCACCAGAAGTGGGAAGTGTTCATGAGGAAATTGATGCCCTTAAATATCACGGAGATGATCTTGTAATCAGTTTTAATCCACAGTTTATGATTGATGCCCTAAAAGTCATCCAGGACGCTGAGGTACGTATTAGATTCATCTCAGGCGTTCGTCCCTTTACTCTAGTACCAAATAGTGAGGGAATTGATTTCATTCAGCTTATAACTCCAGTGAGAACAAATTAA
- the rexB gene encoding ATP-dependent nuclease subunit B, translating to MKIIYTDIYNDLTGELIRRAKEIMNQGKKIFYLVPSSLSFEKEKEILEAFSEGRDTALFDLTVSRFKQLPWYFSKSSTYEDKIELTKVGKTMLFKKIIKSFSKKELPLYFSMNSSAPFLDSLVDLHQEMEKSNLTSQDLLSSQDDEKMRELAKIIDCFNLELAEKYANYSKLDSFIDDLVNDKFTNNLQDLVIVIDGYSRFSAEEERLISVLSQKVSSLIIGTYASKESFTSTFLQGSVYQNSVEMMLRFKNYFSAELEYFVNDDVNPIFTQISKAWENENDPTSTKTYNLKLENLESERVKLWQAVNQKEEIEYAAKEIRQLVSKGVRYKDIEVLVGDSDNYQIKLEQIFSMYEIPIFYSNEESMRDHPLITLIENIIRLKRYNYNLNDVINLLKAQIYFPLPYNLDDVYDFEFYLAANNINGRKNYLSDFTSIFDQDDLFRINELREGLFGENSPLQKITTYNRRKLAKNVVKDFKDFLKDASVIQIMDRLYTEAEDNNDFATANRHQQVWDLMLLSMEEFLAVFDGQKLTMEEFLDLLYSGLAAATYRGIPANVDVVKVRDCGLVEPRSSKYVYVLGLSQNNFPKSKTNTTLLSDDDRLKINESLKDNNRPGDNVSKFIDQLSQTSSAKNIYNALSLFNSATEKLVLSYPQVYDSSQEDFSPYLKFLVDMGIKVQVKGGINLASGLEEIGNYPGLLANIGKLERLMQDETSLKAKDSSTRLAFWRSLTRILKNNPQYNKIIEGARDEIKPSKISKEVVDSFYKDKIYASVSSFENFYNCQYKYFINNTLLLKELETLSLDSRISGNYFHEVFERLMLIGPNSQNFDKSLKASLKEVYSERNYRYYFQNETGKYLYQNLIDIIEQTSTMLLSVVKEGNISPEKFEETFGFPQSRLTDYSVKIDENHDLKLRGKIDRIDKISDKIGIIDYKSGNLFFDLNKAFSGQSLQFMTYLDILRRNYSSDIWGASYLRLQNPEFNLKDLVSLDDLPSKLLKEMSYKGIFNGDDLPYLRDTKLYDIGRNNYFSKQEIDDLIGHNEILYKRAARSLLDGELEINPVADKSKVLGCEYCNLKAICKFEPNIHMNYTRQIGKQSREDIFKEISDDRA from the coding sequence ATGAAGATAATTTATACGGATATATACAATGATTTAACAGGCGAGCTCATTAGGAGGGCCAAGGAGATTATGAATCAGGGAAAGAAGATTTTTTACCTGGTTCCATCATCCCTCTCTTTTGAAAAGGAGAAGGAAATCCTTGAAGCTTTTTCTGAGGGCAGGGATACTGCTCTTTTTGATTTAACGGTTTCCCGCTTTAAGCAACTGCCCTGGTATTTTTCAAAGTCGTCGACCTATGAAGACAAAATTGAACTTACCAAGGTTGGAAAAACCATGCTTTTTAAAAAGATTATTAAAAGTTTTTCCAAAAAAGAGCTGCCCCTTTATTTCTCGATGAATTCTAGTGCACCTTTCCTTGATTCACTAGTAGATTTACACCAAGAAATGGAAAAATCTAATCTGACGAGTCAAGATTTACTGTCAAGTCAAGATGATGAAAAAATGAGAGAGTTAGCAAAAATTATCGATTGCTTTAATTTAGAGCTTGCTGAAAAATATGCTAACTATTCTAAGCTTGATAGCTTCATTGACGATCTTGTAAATGACAAATTTACTAATAATTTACAGGATTTGGTTATTGTAATCGATGGTTATTCTAGGTTTTCAGCTGAGGAAGAAAGACTTATATCAGTGTTAAGTCAAAAGGTTTCAAGCCTTATAATAGGTACATATGCAAGCAAAGAATCCTTTACAAGCACCTTCTTACAGGGAAGTGTCTATCAAAATTCAGTAGAGATGATGCTTAGATTCAAGAATTATTTTTCAGCAGAACTTGAATATTTTGTAAATGATGATGTAAATCCAATCTTTACTCAAATTTCTAAAGCTTGGGAGAATGAAAATGACCCAACTTCGACAAAAACATATAATCTCAAGCTAGAAAATCTTGAAAGTGAACGTGTAAAGCTTTGGCAAGCTGTAAACCAAAAAGAAGAGATTGAATATGCAGCCAAGGAAATTAGACAACTTGTTAGTAAAGGTGTTCGCTACAAGGATATTGAAGTTTTAGTTGGTGATTCAGATAATTATCAAATAAAATTGGAACAAATTTTCTCCATGTATGAAATTCCAATCTTTTATTCCAATGAAGAGTCGATGCGAGATCATCCGCTCATTACTTTAATTGAGAATATTATCAGGCTTAAGCGTTATAACTATAATTTAAATGACGTTATCAATCTCTTGAAGGCTCAGATCTATTTTCCCCTTCCTTATAATTTAGATGATGTCTATGATTTTGAATTCTACCTGGCAGCAAATAATATTAATGGAAGAAAGAACTACCTTAGTGACTTTACAAGTATTTTTGACCAGGATGATCTTTTTAGGATAAATGAGCTGAGAGAAGGACTTTTTGGGGAAAATTCTCCCTTACAAAAAATAACTACTTATAATAGAAGAAAACTTGCAAAAAATGTCGTAAAAGACTTTAAAGATTTCCTAAAAGATGCCTCAGTTATCCAGATTATGGACAGGTTATACACAGAAGCTGAGGATAACAATGACTTTGCCACAGCAAATCGCCACCAACAGGTGTGGGATTTGATGCTTCTTAGTATGGAAGAGTTTTTGGCAGTTTTTGATGGGCAAAAGCTAACCATGGAAGAGTTCCTAGACCTGCTTTACTCAGGTCTTGCAGCAGCTACTTACCGAGGTATTCCAGCTAATGTTGATGTTGTAAAGGTTAGAGACTGTGGGCTTGTTGAGCCTAGGAGTTCTAAATATGTCTATGTTTTAGGTCTTAGCCAAAATAACTTTCCTAAAAGTAAAACAAATACAACCCTATTATCTGATGATGACAGGCTAAAAATTAATGAATCTTTAAAAGATAATAACAGGCCTGGGGATAATGTTAGTAAGTTTATTGATCAATTGAGCCAAACAAGTAGTGCTAAGAATATTTATAATGCCCTATCCCTTTTTAATTCTGCAACAGAAAAGTTAGTTTTGTCTTATCCACAGGTGTATGATTCTAGCCAGGAAGATTTTTCTCCCTATCTTAAGTTTTTGGTGGATATGGGGATAAAAGTCCAGGTAAAAGGTGGAATAAATCTTGCGTCTGGTCTTGAGGAGATAGGTAATTATCCGGGTCTTTTAGCTAATATTGGTAAGTTAGAGCGTTTGATGCAAGACGAAACATCTCTTAAGGCCAAGGATTCGTCCACAAGATTAGCCTTCTGGCGGAGTTTGACAAGGATTTTAAAAAATAATCCCCAATATAATAAGATTATTGAGGGAGCAAGGGATGAAATAAAACCAAGTAAAATTTCAAAGGAGGTAGTGGATAGTTTTTACAAGGATAAGATATATGCCTCAGTTTCTTCATTTGAGAACTTTTATAATTGCCAATATAAGTACTTTATTAACAATACTCTACTATTAAAAGAACTTGAAACCTTGTCACTTGATTCTAGGATTTCTGGAAACTACTTTCATGAAGTTTTTGAACGCTTAATGCTTATTGGGCCTAACTCTCAAAATTTTGATAAGAGCCTTAAGGCTTCATTAAAGGAGGTCTATTCAGAAAGAAATTACCGCTACTATTTTCAAAATGAAACGGGGAAATATCTTTATCAAAATCTAATTGATATTATTGAGCAGACATCAACCATGCTCTTAAGTGTTGTAAAAGAGGGCAATATCAGTCCAGAGAAGTTTGAGGAGACATTTGGTTTTCCACAATCTAGGCTTACTGATTATTCGGTTAAAATTGATGAAAATCACGACTTAAAATTAAGAGGTAAGATTGATAGAATTGACAAGATATCAGATAAAATCGGAATCATTGATTATAAGTCGGGTAATTTATTCTTTGATTTGAATAAGGCCTTTAGTGGTCAAAGTTTACAGTTTATGACTTATTTAGATATCCTAAGAAGGAATTATTCAAGTGATATTTGGGGTGCAAGCTACCTAAGGCTACAAAATCCAGAATTTAATCTCAAGGATTTAGTAAGTCTTGATGACCTACCAAGTAAGCTTCTCAAGGAGATGTCCTACAAGGGAATTTTTAATGGAGATGACCTTCCTTATCTAAGAGATACAAAGCTCTATGATATAGGTAGAAATAATTATTTTTCCAAGCAGGAAATTGATGACTTGATTGGCCATAATGAAATTCTTTATAAGAGAGCGGCAAGAAGTCTTTTGGATGGTGAGCTTGAAATAAATCCAGTTGCTGATAAAAGTAAGGTTTTGGGATGCGAATATTGCAATTTGAAGGCGATTTGTAAATTTGAACCAAATATCCATATGAATTACACCAGGCAGATCGGTAAGCAATCAAGGGAAGATATATTTAAGGAGATTTCAGATGACAGAGCTTAA
- the addA gene encoding helicase-exonuclease AddAB subunit AddA, with product MTELKLTKEQTQAITDSGQNILVSASAGSGKTFVMVERIIGKIRQGIRIEDLFISTFTVKAASELRSRIDKKLREERRLSKDPVERQLFTQALQGLDTAHIGTTDAYTSYILKQFYYTIDLDPNYRLMADKAEQDVLKEETFTALFEDYLAGSDQLAEDLRMCKDRFTALAKNYSNDRNNKGFKEVIYKIHAFSESTEDPRAWLQHNFLQAANDYLKFTDLPDSFFEEWKKDVYDFITLMEFYKDSDLFTTKKQLEKVNSFFDELPRLVKAMVNNDLESFGQIFSGLDFDIRFGKTDDELIKEKREEFKAQKNSLVGSKSKPGSILKFINNLNHPSLVEEFSSKALPLLEDLQKVALAFYDAYLKAKLRENLLEYADINHLALKILKENESIRKTLADKYNEIMIDEYQDANQVQEALYQLISKGNNLFMVGDIKQSIYSFRQADSSLFLSKYLSYGQNVGGKLIRLKENFRSKVEVLSFTNSFFESLMDEKLGQMDYGEEEKLVFGSNEFSKDEDPSNYPELLLYHEEKDSPAPKSSESLENQSAVKNEIMVIANKIKELRAQGKDYKEMVILVRSKSNNNEIEDILTAMGIPVILDEGRNNYLESMEVRIMLESLRAIDNPLQDISLVALLNSPMFDFTEDDLFRISLQSEDNLPFYRKYQLVLEDSGQRMDLIEGRLRDKLQSFDQFFSKWITMSSKVSLHKLIWKIYEDTYYYEYVGAMENGSLRQANLQALLTRASSFEKNGYKGLYRFIKMIDKFLEHNNDLASVNIDLPDNSVRVMTIHKSKGLEFNYVFLMKVEGRFNEKDLNGKIILSKEKGLGSQYKANFTDRVTTDFPFALVNIETLAYKLNREENLRNSLAEEMRILYVAFTRTVKKLYIVSAISENKLKTKYQSAHLEQSKLDFKSRKNAKSYQDWLLALLYAYEGQGLLDIFEGKKLVSDQLKLIINLIDFSDGQEVTHVDGSFDEIKQELKEFDDELLYLDDVKEARRILDSADEMNEKYKRAINLPTIQTPSQIKKRYEKIIEVEPIINMRQEALHKFTLDVNDKVSPSELGSAVHEFMQLVDLDDTSLNGLKDTLARVAARKAVKKVIDLEKISTFFTSDFGQFMIENKDKLTREAPFSMLKTDSQASEQYLIRGIVDGFIKLKDKIILFDYKTDRFTSNRQIPKLEDRYRVQMELYEQALKMSYKIEKVEKYLILLGGPGHVITHKMD from the coding sequence ATGACAGAGCTTAAACTCACAAAAGAACAAACCCAGGCCATAACAGATAGTGGCCAAAATATCCTTGTATCTGCTAGTGCGGGAAGTGGTAAGACCTTTGTAATGGTTGAAAGAATTATTGGTAAAATTCGGCAGGGAATTAGGATTGAAGATCTTTTTATTTCAACCTTTACAGTTAAGGCTGCTAGTGAATTAAGAAGCCGGATTGATAAGAAGTTACGGGAAGAGCGGAGGTTATCAAAGGATCCTGTCGAAAGGCAGTTGTTTACACAAGCTTTACAGGGTCTTGATACAGCCCACATTGGTACCACTGACGCTTATACTAGCTACATCTTAAAACAGTTTTACTATACCATTGATCTTGATCCCAATTATAGGCTTATGGCCGACAAGGCCGAACAGGATGTCCTAAAAGAAGAAACTTTCACAGCTCTTTTTGAAGATTACTTAGCTGGAAGTGATCAGCTGGCTGAAGACTTGAGGATGTGTAAAGATAGGTTTACAGCCCTAGCAAAAAATTACTCAAATGACCGTAATAATAAGGGTTTTAAAGAAGTAATTTACAAGATTCATGCTTTTTCAGAAAGTACTGAAGACCCGAGAGCTTGGCTACAGCACAACTTTTTACAGGCAGCCAATGATTACCTAAAATTTACTGATCTACCCGATTCATTTTTTGAAGAATGGAAGAAGGATGTCTATGATTTTATCACCTTGATGGAATTTTATAAGGACAGTGACCTTTTTACTACCAAAAAACAGCTTGAAAAGGTTAATTCATTTTTTGATGAACTACCAAGACTAGTTAAGGCTATGGTTAACAATGATTTAGAATCCTTTGGACAAATTTTTTCTGGCTTGGATTTTGATATCCGCTTTGGAAAAACAGACGATGAATTAATCAAGGAAAAAAGAGAGGAATTTAAGGCACAAAAAAATAGTCTAGTTGGTAGTAAAAGTAAGCCTGGATCAATTTTAAAATTTATAAATAATCTTAACCATCCATCTTTGGTTGAAGAATTCAGTAGTAAAGCTTTGCCTCTGCTGGAAGACTTGCAGAAGGTAGCTCTCGCCTTTTATGATGCTTACTTAAAAGCAAAATTAAGGGAGAATCTCTTGGAGTATGCCGATATCAATCATTTGGCCTTGAAAATTCTTAAAGAGAATGAGAGCATCAGAAAAACTTTAGCAGACAAGTACAATGAAATTATGATTGATGAGTATCAGGATGCTAACCAGGTCCAAGAGGCCTTGTATCAACTTATAAGTAAGGGGAATAATCTCTTTATGGTTGGTGACATTAAGCAATCGATTTACAGCTTTAGGCAGGCTGATTCAAGCTTATTTCTTTCTAAATATCTTTCTTATGGACAGAATGTAGGAGGTAAGCTGATTAGGTTGAAGGAAAATTTTAGAAGTAAGGTTGAAGTTTTAAGTTTTACCAATAGTTTTTTTGAATCACTCATGGATGAGAAGCTAGGTCAAATGGACTACGGGGAGGAAGAGAAGCTAGTTTTTGGATCAAATGAATTTTCCAAGGATGAAGATCCTAGTAATTATCCAGAATTGCTACTCTATCATGAAGAAAAGGACTCCCCTGCTCCTAAAAGTAGCGAAAGTTTAGAAAATCAATCAGCAGTTAAAAATGAAATTATGGTAATTGCTAATAAAATTAAGGAATTACGAGCACAGGGCAAGGATTATAAGGAGATGGTAATTCTTGTTCGGAGCAAAAGCAATAATAATGAAATTGAAGATATTTTAACAGCTATGGGTATTCCTGTTATTCTTGACGAAGGTCGCAATAATTACTTGGAGTCAATGGAAGTTAGGATCATGCTTGAAAGCTTGAGGGCAATTGATAATCCCCTTCAAGATATTTCCTTGGTTGCCCTTTTAAACTCACCCATGTTTGATTTTACAGAAGATGACCTTTTTAGAATTTCTTTACAATCAGAGGATAATCTGCCCTTTTATCGTAAATATCAGCTGGTTCTTGAAGATAGTGGGCAAAGGATGGATTTGATTGAGGGTAGGCTAAGAGATAAATTGCAGTCCTTTGATCAATTTTTTAGTAAATGGATTACAATGTCTAGTAAAGTTTCTTTACATAAATTAATTTGGAAGATTTATGAAGATACTTATTATTACGAGTATGTTGGTGCCATGGAGAATGGTAGCCTTAGGCAGGCAAATTTACAAGCTTTACTAACTAGAGCAAGTAGTTTTGAAAAAAATGGTTATAAAGGGCTTTACCGCTTCATCAAAATGATTGATAAGTTCTTAGAGCACAACAATGATCTTGCCAGTGTAAATATTGACCTGCCAGATAATTCTGTAAGGGTGATGACCATCCACAAGAGTAAAGGTTTAGAATTTAACTATGTTTTCCTGATGAAAGTTGAAGGCAGGTTTAATGAAAAAGACTTGAATGGTAAGATTATTTTATCCAAAGAAAAAGGGCTTGGTAGTCAGTATAAGGCCAATTTTACAGACCGAGTAACGACAGATTTTCCCTTTGCTTTAGTTAATATAGAAACTTTAGCCTATAAACTTAACCGGGAAGAGAATCTTCGTAATTCCTTGGCGGAGGAGATGAGGATACTTTACGTAGCTTTTACAAGAACTGTAAAGAAACTTTACATAGTATCAGCAATTTCAGAAAATAAGCTGAAGACCAAGTATCAATCTGCCCATCTGGAACAATCAAAGCTGGATTTTAAGTCCAGAAAGAATGCAAAGTCTTATCAGGACTGGTTGCTTGCTTTACTTTATGCCTATGAAGGTCAAGGGCTTCTTGATATCTTTGAAGGGAAAAAGCTTGTTTCTGATCAACTGAAACTTATAATTAATCTTATAGATTTTAGTGATGGACAGGAGGTCACTCATGTTGATGGTTCTTTTGATGAAATCAAGCAAGAGCTTAAAGAATTTGATGATGAGCTGCTCTACCTTGATGATGTAAAGGAAGCCAGGAGGATTTTAGATTCAGCTGATGAGATGAATGAAAAATATAAAAGAGCCATAAATCTTCCAACCATTCAAACACCTAGTCAGATTAAGAAAAGATATGAAAAAATAATTGAAGTAGAGCCAATAATCAATATGAGGCAGGAAGCTTTACACAAGTTTACACTTGATGTAAATGATAAAGTTAGCCCCAGTGAGTTGGGAAGTGCGGTCCATGAATTTATGCAGTTAGTTGATCTTGATGACACGAGCTTAAATGGATTGAAGGATACTTTAGCTAGAGTAGCGGCAAGAAAAGCTGTCAAGAAGGTCATTGATTTAGAAAAAATATCCACCTTTTTTACCAGTGATTTTGGTCAATTTATGATTGAAAATAAGGATAAATTAACTAGGGAAGCACCATTTTCAATGCTGAAAACTGACTCTCAAGCTAGTGAGCAATACTTAATTCGGGGAATTGTGGATGGTTTTATTAAGCTTAAAGATAAAATTATTCTTTTTGACTACAAGACTGATCGATTTACGAGTAATAGGCAAATTCCTAAACTTGAAGATCGTTACAGGGTTCAAATGGAACTCTATGAGCAAGCTTTGAAAATGAGCTACAAGATTGAAAAGGTAGAAAAATACTTAATTTTACTAGGTGGACCAGGTCATGTTATTACCCATAAAATGGACTGA
- a CDS encoding DUF951 family protein encodes MTYDLGDFVEMKKPHACTVKSTGKKANRWEIIRMGADIKIRCTNCNHIVMMGRHDFEKKLKKVL; translated from the coding sequence ATGACATATGATTTAGGTGATTTTGTTGAAATGAAAAAACCTCATGCCTGTACAGTTAAATCGACTGGGAAAAAAGCAAATCGTTGGGAGATTATTAGAATGGGTGCAGACATTAAAATTAGATGTACCAATTGCAATCATATCGTTATGATGGGTCGCCATGATTTTGAAAAAAAATTAAAAAAGGTTTTATAA
- the ychF gene encoding redox-regulated ATPase YchF: MALTAGIVGLPNVGKSTLFNAITQAGAEAANYPFATIDPNVGMVEVPDARLQKLTELVKPKKTVPTTFEFTDIAGIVRGASRGEGLGNKFLANIREVDAIVHVVRAFDDENVMREQNREGDFVDPMADIETINLELILADLESVNKRIARVEKIARTTKDKDAQAEFAVLEKIKPVLEDGKSARTIEFNEDEEKVVKGLFLLTTKPVLYVANVSEDEVADPEAIDYVKQIRDFAATENADVVVISAKVEEEISMLDEEEEKLEFLEAIGLTESGVDKLTRAAYHLLGLGTYFTAGEKEVRAWTFKRGMKAPQAAGIIHSDFEKGFIRAVTMAYDDLLQYGSERAVREAGRLREEGKEYVVQDGDILEFRFNV; the protein is encoded by the coding sequence ATGGCTTTAACAGCTGGTATTGTTGGTCTACCAAATGTTGGTAAATCAACGCTTTTTAATGCAATTACACAGGCAGGAGCAGAGGCTGCAAACTATCCGTTTGCGACAATTGACCCAAATGTTGGGATGGTTGAAGTACCTGATGCTCGCCTGCAAAAATTAACTGAACTAGTTAAACCTAAAAAAACGGTTCCAACAACTTTTGAGTTTACTGATATTGCGGGTATCGTCCGTGGTGCCAGCCGCGGTGAAGGTTTAGGGAATAAATTTTTAGCAAATATTCGTGAAGTTGACGCAATCGTCCACGTGGTTCGTGCCTTTGATGATGAAAATGTTATGCGTGAACAAAACCGTGAGGGTGACTTTGTTGATCCTATGGCTGATATTGAGACAATCAATCTTGAGCTCATCTTAGCTGACCTTGAGTCCGTTAATAAACGAATTGCCCGCGTTGAAAAGATTGCTCGTACGACAAAAGATAAGGATGCTCAAGCTGAGTTTGCTGTTCTTGAAAAAATAAAACCAGTTCTTGAGGACGGAAAATCAGCAAGAACAATTGAATTTAACGAGGACGAAGAAAAGGTTGTTAAGGGATTGTTCCTTCTTACGACTAAGCCCGTTCTTTATGTAGCAAATGTTTCTGAAGATGAGGTGGCAGATCCTGAGGCTATTGATTACGTTAAACAAATCCGTGATTTTGCAGCGACTGAAAATGCTGACGTGGTCGTGATTTCTGCCAAGGTTGAAGAAGAAATTTCAATGCTTGATGAGGAAGAAGAAAAGCTAGAATTTTTAGAAGCGATTGGTCTTACTGAATCAGGTGTTGATAAGCTAACTCGTGCAGCTTATCACTTGCTAGGTCTTGGAACCTACTTTACAGCTGGTGAAAAAGAGGTTCGTGCCTGGACCTTTAAACGTGGTATGAAAGCACCACAAGCTGCTGGAATTATCCATAGTGACTTTGAAAAAGGATTTATTAGAGCAGTAACCATGGCTTACGACGATCTTTTACAATACGGGAGCGAACGAGCTGTTCGTGAAGCAGGACGTCTGCGTGAAGAAGGAAAAGAATATGTTGTCCAAGATGGAGACATCTTAGAATTCCGTTTTAACGTTTAA
- the pth gene encoding aminoacyl-tRNA hydrolase, with amino-acid sequence MTKMIVGLGNPGSKYKDTRHNVGFMVVDELAKENNLTFTRDKTFAADIATTFINGEKIYLVKPVTFMNESGKAVGPLLSYYGLDNENLLVIYDDLDMEPGKIRLRAKGSAGGHNGIKSIIAHTGSPVFNRIKIGIGRPKHGMKVPDHVLGKFDTDDSIAIDLAIEKACQACVDYIKDDDFIACMNKYNGN; translated from the coding sequence ATGACAAAAATGATAGTTGGATTGGGAAATCCGGGAAGTAAGTATAAGGATACAAGACATAATGTTGGGTTTATGGTTGTAGACGAATTAGCCAAAGAAAATAATTTAACCTTTACAAGGGATAAGACTTTTGCAGCTGATATAGCAACAACTTTTATTAATGGTGAAAAAATTTACCTGGTAAAACCTGTAACTTTTATGAATGAATCAGGTAAGGCAGTCGGTCCTCTTCTTTCTTATTATGGTTTAGATAACGAGAATCTTCTTGTTATTTATGATGATTTGGATATGGAACCTGGAAAGATTCGCCTTAGGGCTAAGGGTTCAGCAGGAGGCCATAATGGGATTAAAAGTATTATAGCTCATACAGGTAGTCCTGTCTTTAACCGTATTAAAATCGGAATAGGTCGTCCCAAGCACGGGATGAAAGTTCCTGATCATGTTTTAGGGAAATTTGATACAGATGATAGTATTGCAATTGATTTAGCTATAGAAAAAGCCTGTCAAGCTTGTGTTGACTATATAAAGGATGATGATTTTATAGCTTGTATGAATAAGTATAATGGTAATTGA